CTATTGCGCATCATGTACCAGCGAGTGGCATCGGCACTGTATTTTTCCAAGGTCTCAAACGGATCTATTACATTGCCCAAACGTTTACTCATTTTGTTGCCGTTTTTATCTAGCAGCAAACCATTAGACACCACGTTCTTGTAAGCAGGATATTTTCCATCGGTGATAGCGCAAGCTAATACATGTAGCGTAAAGAACCAGCCGCGAGTTTGATCTACGCCTTCGGCAATAAAATCGGCAGGGAAAAAACTACCCGCTTCAAACACGCCTTGCGAATTAAAGGAACCAACTTTTTCCTCGTTCTCAAATGGCCAATGCCATTGTGCAAATGGCATAGCACCGCTATCGAACCACACATCTATCAAATCCGGTACGCGCTTCATTGGCTTGCCCAAAGCTGAAACAAGGGTAATTTCATCTACCACAGGTTTGTGTAAATCTGTTACTTCTATTGGCCTTGATACGCCTGCTGCTACGGCTTTTGCTATTTCATTTTTCAATTCTTCAATGGAGCCTATGCACTTGGTTTCTGAACCATCTTCTGCAACCCAAATTGGCAGCGGAGTTCCCCAATAACGAGAGCGCGACAAATTCCAATCTACCAAATTTTCTAACCATTGCCCAAAGCGGCCTTCGCCTGTATGAGCCGGTTTCCAATTAATGGTTTTATTGAGGGCTATTAGCTTATCTTTTATTGCGGTGGTGCGTATAAACCAACTATCTAAAGGATAGTAAACAATAGGCTTATCGGTACGCCAGCAATGCGGATAATTGTGCTCGTATTTTTCAGTTTTAAAGAGTTTGTTTTCCAGTTTCAACTTCAATACAATTAAATCATCTGCACTCATAAAACTCTTTAAATCGGCAATAATGCCGTGCGCCTTCAGCACTTGCTTTTGGTGTTCAAACTCCTGTTGTTTTTCGGCATCGGTGTAGTATGCTTCTTTTACATAACGCATTTGAATTGGGAAAACAGCATCGTTTACTTCTTCGGTAAATTTTCCTTGCCTATCTACCAATGTAAGCGATCCTATTCCATTCTGCTTGGCTACCTTAAAATCATCGGCACCAAACGAAGGTGCAATATGAACTATTCCCGTACCATCTGTGGTAGTTACAAAATCGCCCAACACAACCCGAAAGGCATCGCCATCTTTTGGCTGAGTATATGGCAACAATTGCTCGTAATGTGTACCTTCTAGTGCTGCTCCTTTTACAGATAAGAGTACCTCGTAAGGAATTTTTTTATCGCCACTTTTATATTCTTCAAATTTTAAGATGGCATTCTCTGCCGGAAAATATTTACCGAATAAGTCCTTGGCAAGAATTACATGTATCAATTGATGCGTGAAAGCGTTGTACGTTTTCACCAATACGTATTCTATGTCTTTTCCCACTGCCAATGCCGTATTTGAAGGCAATGTCCACGGAGTGGTGGTCCATGCCAAGAAAAACACATCGCCCTCTACTCCAAACTTAGGCTCCTTTACTTTAAACTGAGCAACGGCACTCACATCTTTTACATTCCGATAGCATCCCGGTTGGTTTAATTCATGCGAACTTAATCCGGTACCCGCAGCCGGAGAGTATGGCTGAATGGTGTAACCTTCATAGAGCAATCCTTTGTCGTATAGCTTTTTGAGTAGCGCCCACAAACTTTCTATATAGTTATTTTCGTACGTAATGTATGGATGCTTCAAATCTACCCAATAGCCCATTTTTTCGGTGAGATCGTTCCATACATCGGTAAAGCGCATTACATCTTCTCTGCAAAGTTGATTGTAAGCTGCAACTGTAATCTTTGTGCCAATATCGGCTTTAGTTATTCCTAACTGCTTTTCTACATTTAGCTCTACCGGCAAACCATGCGTGTCCCATCCGGCTTTTCGCTCTACGCGGTAGCCTTGCAATGTTTTGAATCGGCAGAATAAATCTTTTATGGTGCGGCTCATTACGTGGTGAATGCCCGGCTTACCATTTGCCGATGGCGGTCCTTCATAAAACACGAAACGCCTATCTTCAGAACGCTCGCTAATACTGCGTTCAAATACTTTATTTTCTTTCCACCATTGTAAAATTTCCTTTTCAATAGCAGGCATATTTAACTGTTCAAATTCCGGGTAAAGAGCGTCTAATGAATTTTTCCTTTTCATATTTTATATGCAATTGAAATACTTGTAAAAAACAGGCTCGCGAAACTACAAAAAAAAGGAGCTAAACATTACGCTTAGCTCCTTTTAAGAAATTAAGGTATTAAGTATTACTTCATAACAGCAATAGTACCGGTAAAGTCTTTTTCTACATTGTTGTAATAACGAACTTTCATTACATAAACATAGGTATCAAATTGTACCGGCTCACCTTTAAAGGTTCCATCCCAACCTTCGCCATTGCCAATACCGTTTGTTTGTTTATCGTTCTCAAAAATTAGGTTACCCCAACGGTCGTACACTTTTACTTGTGCATCTATTGCTCCCAAAATATCGAACTCAAATCTATCGTTCAAGCCATCGCCATTTGGAGAGAATGCAGTAGGTAAGAAAGATGATTCAACTATACTTACAGCAACAGTTACTGTATCGCTGGCTGTGCATGAATCCTCATCCATTACAACAACTGTATAAGTAGTGGTAGAAAGAGGTGCAACACGTGGGTCGCTGCAATTGGTACTATCGGCACAGTTGCTGAAATTGAATGTACCCAACGGACTCCAAACATGGCTTACTACATTCTTAGTTGAATTAGTAATTGCTGAAAGTTGAGCTTCCATTCCTGCAAGGATTATTTGCTTGTCGCTTACCAAATCTACAGTAATAGCATTTGGCGCATTAATGGTGAAGGTAGCTATTCCCTCACAGCCATTTGCATCGCGTACTAACAAAGTATAAGTACCTGGCAATAAACCTGTAAACTCATTCGATGCTTGCGTAATGTTGTTCAATACATACACATAAGGAGCATTACCTCCAGTTACAGTTGCAGTAACTTTTCCGGTGGCAGTATTTGAACATTTAGAAGCAACTACGTTGGTTGTAACAGTAATTGGTACTGGTTGTGCCAACACAGCAGTATCTACAGCAATACAGCCATAGCTATCTGTAATTGAAACAATATATGTACCTGCAGCTAATTGAGTTGCCGTAGCACCATTCTGCTGAGGAGTAGCATTCCAGCTATAAGTGTAAGGCTCTGCACCTCCGGTTACAACTACTGATGCAAATCCTGTGTTGCCTCCGGTGCAAATTGGGTTGCTCACGCTCATTACAGTCGAAAGTTTTGTTTTCTCTCCAACTGTAAATGTTGCTGTTGAGGTACATCCCGAGGCATCAGTAACAGTAACGGTATAAACTCCGGCTGCTATACTTTGCAAATCTTGTGAAGTGGCTCCGCCAGTCCATGCAAAAGTATAGTTTCCTGCACCTCCCGAAACCGCAATTGAAATGCTACCATCTGCTACACCATTACATTTTGAATCGGTAACAGTACCTACAATTACAATTTGAGTGCTTTGGTTAATAGTAATTGAATCTGTAATGCGGCAATTGTTTTTATCAGTTACCACAACTGCATACTTACCTGCAGTTAAGTTGGTTTGCGCAGAATCAATTTCAAAATTACTCCACAAGTAGTAGTATGGATATGTGCCTCCGGTTACTACAGCCGAAACGCTTCCGGTTGAAGCTCCATAGCATACCACATCTGTTTTTTGCAATGTAACTACCAAAGGTAATGGCTCTATTACATTGTAAACACCAGTTGCCTCACAACCATTTCCATCGGTTACGGTAACACGGTAAGAGCCCCCTGCCAAGTTGCTACGGTCTTTGTTTACAGAACCATCATTCCATGCATAAGTATATGGTAAGGTTCCCCCGTATGCGGTGTTGATAATAACACCATCGCTGGCTCCGGCACAAGTTACATCTGTAATAATACCGGTTTGGTACAATGGACTTGGTTGCGAAACATCTATGGTATCTACTGCCGTACAGCCTTTTGAATCTGTAACAGTTACAATATAAACACCGGATGCCAATGCATTCAAATCTTCAAGTGTGTCGCCATTGCTCCAATTGTAGCTGTAAATTGGCGTTCCACCTGATACTATTAAATCTATACCTCCGTTGCTGTCTCCAGAACACTTAGGTGTTCTTACCAATGCATTGATATTTAACTGAGAAGGATTGATGATTTGTGCACTAGTAACTACCGAACAATTTTGGGTATCGGTAACGGTTACTTCATAAATACCTCCCGACAATCCGGTAAGGGTAGCTCCTGTTCCGCCATTACTCCAAGCATAAGTATAGCCTGGTGTTCCGCCTGTTACATTTACTGTAATAGAACCGTCATTAGCATTAAAACATGTAATTTGATTTACAGTTGTAGTTGCCACCAACGGTTGAGGTTCAAAAATATCAGCACTATCACGTTTTTCACATCCGTTATTATCGGTAACGATAACGATATATAAGCCACCATTCAAATTACCAATGCTTGAACTACCTTGGAATGTACTCCATAAGTAAGTATAAGGAGGAGTACCTCCACTTACAGTTACAGATGCTGTTCCATTTTTAGCATTAAAGCAAGTTACATCTGTTGAGGTTACTAACGATACAATTGCACTTGGCTCTGCTACTACATAAGAATCGGTAGCTGTACATCCGGCCAAGTCTGTAACCGTAACATCGTATGTTCCGGCAGGTACATTATTCAAATCTTCTAAAGCAGATCCATTAGACCAACTAAAGGTATAAGGAATAGTGCCACCCACCACGGTAATATCCACCTTACCGTTTGAAGCTCCATTACAAAGTGCATCTACTGCAACTCCTGTAAGAGCAAGTACTACCGGTTGGGTAACAGTTACAGTAATTTCTTGTGTACAGTTATTAGCATCTGTAACAGTTAAAGTATAGGAGCCTGCTGTTAAACCACTAATTGAAGCAGTAGTACCACCATTGCTCCAAGCATACGCGTAAGCCGGTGTACCACCACTAACTGTAACTGAAATAGCACCACTATTTCCATTGTTACATGCTACATTAGTAACAGTTGGGGTAATTACAATTGGTTGAGGCTCTGCAATAACTACACTATCGCGCAATTCGCAATTGTTTTTGTCTTTAACAATTACATAATACTTGCCTCCGCTAACTGCATTTATGCTTGAACTTAATGTAAAATTACTCCAGAAGTATGTATAAGGCAGTGTGCCGCCTGTTACACTTACTGTAGCCGAACCATTTGCTGCCCCCGGACAATCTACATCAACTTTAGAAATTGTAGCTGCCAGTGGTTGTGGCTCTGCAACTGTATAAGATGCAGTTACAGTACATCCATTAAAGTCTGTTACAGTGAAGGTATATGTACCTCCACCTAAACCAGCTAAATCCTGCGTGCTTGCACCATTGTTCCAAGCAAAAGTATATGGCTGAACACCACCTACTATTGATTGAGAAATAGTTCCATCCGAAGCACCGGAACAACTTACATCTTTTACTACACCGCTAACTTGAATAGGAGCAGGTTGCGTAATTGTAAATGAGCTTACTACACTACAATTATTGAAGTCTGTTACAGTAACTGTATAAGTGCCTACTTGCAATCCAGAAACATCCTCAGTAGCGGCACCATTAGACCAAGCAAAGGTATAAGGAGTAATACCACCGGTTGTAGTTAAATTGATTGCACCATTTGCACCGCCATTACAATTTACATTGGTTAATGAATCTAAAGTAATTACCAACGGCTGAGGCTCTGCAATAGTTATAGATTCTCTTGCTGTACAGCCATTGGCATCGGTAACTACCACAATATAAGTTCCACCGCCTACACCATTCAAATCTTCTGTGTTAGCAAATGTATTCCATGAATATGTATAAGGTGCTGTTCCTCCTGAAACACTAAAATCTACTGTACCATCATTAGCGCCTGCACAAGACACATCTGTACCTGAAATTCCGGTAACCAATGCTGACGGCTCATTGATAGTATAAGAAGCAGCTAAAGTACATCCGTTGGCATCTGTAACGGTAACCGTATAAGTACCTGCACCTAATCCGGTTAAACTATTTACAATAGCACCATTGTTCCATAAATAGCTATATGGCACTGTTCCACCAACTACATTTACATTTATAGTTCCATTCGCCAATCCATTGCAAGTTACATCTGTTTGGCTGCCTACTATATTCAATGCAACTGCTGGCTGAGTAATAGTTACACTGGTTACTTTCGTACATCCGTTACCGTCTGTTACCGTTACACTATATGTTCCGGCTACATCACTAATAGATGAGGTTGATGCTCCATTGCTCCATGCATAACTGTACGCTCCGGTTCCTCCACTCACAGCTAATGATGCTGTTCCACTATCGCCATTACACAATACATTTACTACACTGCTGCTTATCTGTATGGCCGCTGGTTCATTGATTACCACACTGTCTCTTGCACTGCAACCATTTACATCTGTTACTGTTACAAAATAGGTGCCGCCATTCAATCCGCTAATGCTTGATGTATTGGCAAAGGTGCTCCAGCCATAGCTGTATGGCGCTGTTCCGCCACTTACGCTTACACTCGCACTGCCATTGCCATCTCCATTACAATTCAAATCTGTTCCGCTCATTACTGTTTGCAAACCTGATGCTGGCGCTACTACTGTATAACTCTCTTCTACTGTACAACCATTTGCATCGCTTACTGTTACGGTATAGGTACCGCCTGTTAAGCCATTGATGTTTTGTGTAAGTGCTCCATTGCTCCATGAGTAGCTGTATGGGAATACGCCTCCTCCTACTGTAATCGATACACTGCCTGTATTGCCTCCATAACAGTTTACATTTACTACTGTCGCATTTACAACAATTGCTGTCGGTTCGGTTATCGTTACACTGGTTACTTTCGTACATCCGTTACCATCTGTTACCGTTACACTATATGTTCCGGCTACATCACTAATAGATGAAGTTGATGCTCCATTGCTCCATGCATAACTGTACGCTCCGGTTCCTCCACTCACTGTTAATGATGCTGTTCCACTATCGCCATTACACAATACATTTACTGTAGAAACTGAAAGTGTAAGTGCTGGAGCTTCTGTGATATTTACTAGGTTAGAAGTTGTACATCCATTTCCATCTGTTACCACTACAGTATAAAGACCTGCTAGAAGTCCTGAAATATCCTCTGTAGTTTGTCCATTGCTCCACAAATAAGTATATGGTGTTACGCCACCGTTTACTGTTAAGTCGATACTTCCATTTGCCCCTCCATTACAAAGTATATTTACTGAAGTAAATGAAGACGATAATAATGCAGGCTCACCTATTGTTTGCGAAACTACTTGCACACAAGCATTGGCATCTGTTACAGTAACACTATAAGTACCAACAGGGACATTTAAAATATCTTCTGTAGAAGCACCATTACTCCAATTGAATGAATAAGGAGAAGTTCCGCCTGCAACAGAAATATCCACAAATCCTGTACTGTCGCCATTACATAATACATCTCTGTAAGATGCTACATAAGCTGACAAAGGAAGCGGCTGGCTAATTGAAGCGCCTCCCACAGCAGTACAACCTTTACTATCGGTTACTGTTACATTGTAAGAATTTGCAGGAACATTGGTTATATCTTCACTTCCGGAACCATTACTCCATAAGTAAGTATAAGGAGCTGTGCCACCCGCTGTAGTAATGTAGATACCACCAGTAGAACCGCCATTACACAATGAATTTACCACAGAGTCTATAAGTACAGAAAGTAAGCCGGGCTGTGTAACTCCTGCATTCAAAAATGCAGAACAACCTTTTGCATCACGCAATGTTACCACATAATTATTCGCTGTTAATCCGGTAAATACAGGTACCGCTTGATATGTTATACCATTTATTGAATAGCTATATGGCATTACACCTCCAGAAAGCGTTACATAAATTTCGCCATCGTTTCCACCAAAGCAAGAAACATTTTTAATAGAATCTAATGTTGCCGATACTGCATATTGATTATTGATTGTTACAGTATCGCTTGCCAAACAGCCTTTATCATCAATTGCCGTAAATGTGTAAAAACCTGCGGCTATATTGCTGAATGTAGGAGAAATTTGAAATGGCCCTCCATTTAATGAATATTGATAAGGAGCTACACCACCTGATGCAAATCCTGTTAAACTTCCATCAAAAACATTGGCACAACTTGCATCTGCTGTAGCAAAAATTGTTGCCGATAATTGTGTTGGCTCACTAACTACAACCTGCGATGGATAAGTTACCGAACATGCACTATCATCTCTTATAGTTATAGTGTAACTTCCTGCAGTTAATCCCGTAAAAGGACTTGTTTGGAATGGTCCACCATCTAATGAATATAAAACGCCACCATTTGCAGAAGAACCGGAAGCTGAAATAGTTCCATCATTACCGCCAAAACATGAAACATCAGTATGGCTTACACTTACAAATGAAGGAAGCGTAAGAACATTCACAATACTTAGATTGTTATCATCGGAACAAACACCCGAAGTAACTGTGCGTTTATACCATATTGTTGAAGTTGCAAATGGAGGTTGATAATCTACACCACCATTTAAACCTGAAGCAGGAGTCCAAGTAGCTCCACTGTTTACGCTTTGCTCCCACAAATAAGTATAAGTTCCGGTTCCCCCCGTAGGTACGCCTCCAACAATAAGTGTAGGAGTTCCGGATGCACAAAATTTCTGATAAGTTGGGCTAACTATATTATTAGCAATGGTAGGTTGTATAGTTACTTTTACCACATTTGAAATTGCAGTATCACAACCTATGCCAGTAGCAAAATATTTTGTTCTAAAGAATGTTGTTGTAGAAACTGTACCCGTGGCATGTGATGAACTGTTGGTGCCAACATCGCTCCACGCTAAACTATCGGTACTTTCCTGCCATTGATAAGTTAATGTACCGGTACCACCGCTACCAACAGCTGTAAGTGTAGTACCTCCTGAACCACAAAAAGTTGTAGAACCGACAATGCTTACCGTTGGATCCGGTAACACAGTAATGGTTACGGTATTAGATGTTGCAGGCGAACAACCTAAGCCAGTTGCCGAATACACACATCTAAAATCAGTTGAAGCAGCCAATGCTCCGGTAGCCAATGTAGCAGTGTTACCACCTGTATTTTGCCATGCAATACCATCAAAATACTGCCATTGGTAAGTTAAGGTGCCTGTACCGCCACTTACAGAAGATGAAAGAGTTACACTGCCACCGCTACAAATAGTTTGTGCAGTACCAATACTTATGGTTGGATTAGGTACCACTGTTAAAGTTGTTACCGCAGAAGTATCCGCATCACAACCCGGCACTGTTGATGATAAAACACAACGGTATTGAGTAGTAGAGCTTAATACTGGTGTGGTGTAATTATCGCTGTTAATTCCTACATTATTCCAAACGCCTGCATTAAACACTTGCCATTGATAATTATCAGCACCGCTTCCACCAGTAACAGTAGCGCTTAGCAATACACCTGTTCCACTACAAACTGTTTGTGAAGGAGTAATAGTGATTGAGCCTTGTGGATACACATCCCAAGAAGCAATAGTAGCCGGAGATGTAGCTGAACAACCCGTTCCGGCAGAACAACTTCCGCGTTGCACTCTTATTTCTACACGATTAGTACCGCTTGTAGCTAAAGACGCACCTGAAGTATAAGCAGCCCATGCACTCCAAATATTTGACAAATCGCGTGTTCTATACTCATACACATCGCTACAACCTACACCACCTGTACCTGCATTTATAGTAGCGCTTACATTTTGGCCATCACATACCGCTGCTGAATTAGGCGTTTTTACATTCAAAGTAGGATTAGATGGTTGAGGGTTTACTGTCCAAGAAGCAATGGTTGTATAACCTGTTGAATTACAACCACTGAGAGCCGTGCAATTTTCACGTGCCACTCTAATTTCAACCAAGTTATATCCTGTTGTAGGAATTGAAGAAGCCGAAACATAAGCAGCCCAAGGTTCGTATGCATTTGCGGTAGTTCTTCTTCTATATTCATACGTATCGCTGCAACCTACACCACCAGAACCTACATTTATAGTAGCACTTACAGTTTGTCCTTCACAAATAGCAGCTAAATTAGGTGTTTTAGCATTTAATGTTGGAGCAATCGGCTGTGGCGTTACATCCCAAGCAGCAATGGTTGAAAATGCTGTTCCGGTACACCCTGTACCTGCAGTACAACCAGCTCTTTGAACTTGAACTTCTACTCTGTTCATAGCAGCAGTAGTTGCAATATTAGCACCCGAACTATAAGTAGTCCAAGCAGACCAAGTATTAGATAAATTTCTTGTTCTATATTGATATACATCTGAACAACCTACTCCACCTGTACCCGCATTGATGGTTGCATTTACACCTGTACCTGCACAAACCGTTGCTACATTGGGCGTTTTAGCATTCAATGTAGGTAAAGCAGGTTGTGCCTGAACATCCCAAGTAAGTTGGAAAGTTCCGGGAGAATTGGTACAGCCAGAGGAACAACTTCCTCTTCTAATTTGAATTTTGGCCGCATTGGTACCAACACCCACCCCACTGGTAGTGAAGCTACTGGTACTGCCCCATGCTGTCCAAGAACCTGAACCAGCATCTTGAAAACGATACTCAAAACTACATCCCAAACCGGTATTAGTTCCGCCCGATGGCGCAGAAGCCGAAACTACAGTTCCTGTACAAATGGCTGATAAATTAGGCGATTTTGTAGCAGTAGTTGGATCATCCGGCTGAGGCACTACGTTGAATGTTACATCTGAATTACACACACCAACAGTAGCACGAACAGTTACACTGCCTGCTCCGCCTGAATGGTTATAGGTAGATCCAGAAATGGAACCAGAACCCGAAACAATAGAATATGTAACAGTAGGGTTTCCAGAATAAGTTCCTCCCAAGGTAGAAGTTAATGCTTTAGAACCTCCGGTACAAATAGCTGCAGTAGAAGTTGTATTACTTATTGTTGTATTTTGGCGAACTTTTAAAACAGCAGAAGTTCCCTCCCAAACACTACCGCAACTGTACCTATGCACATACGCCTTGGCTGTACCTGTAAAATCAGCCGTCCATGCTAAAGAAGCTGCTGCCCCTGTACAGTCCGGCCCGTTATTATCGTTGTAGGCTTTATATGTATCTGCATTATCCCTTAATGTTAATTGAGAATCCCAACCGGTACCGCAAGTAGAAACCGTATAGTTTACTCCATTTACCACAAGAAATGTTTTATATGCAGTAGAAGGAATGGCAGTACTTGTGCCAAATGCTGCACAACCCACATCTACAGTTCCTGCATTATTGGTGGTAGCACCACACTGTGCATATACACTCGAAGAATATAGCACTAAAGAAAACAGTGCTAATAATGAAAATACTAACTTTTTCATGTTGAAATATGATATGAATGAAAAAAAGCGCACACCAATGTTAGATATGCGCTCCAATAAATATTATCTAGCTCTTTAAGATTTTGAACTCTGTTCTGCGGTTCAATGCTCTACCTTCAGGATTGTCTTTTCCTTCATCGGTTTGGTTAGGAGCCTTTGGTCTAGACTCGCCATAACCTACCGGTTTCAAGCGATCTTTAGAAATTCCTTTAGAAATTAAGTAGCTAACACAACTCTCGGCACGATCTTGCGATAACTTCTGGTTTGCAGCATCAGAGCCAATAGCATCTGTATGCGAACTTAACTCAATTACAAAAGTTGGATTCTCAACCAAAATTGAGTGCAGTGTATCCAATACTTCTTTTGATGATTCGGTTAAGGTTGCTTTACCAAACTCATACAGAATATTTTTAAGTGTATAGTCTTTATTTAATTCTAACTTAGTAAGGGCAACATCGGCTAAAACTGAATCTCTATTACCTAAACCTTTGGTAGTAAATGGAACTGTTTT
The nucleotide sequence above comes from Chitinophagales bacterium. Encoded proteins:
- the ileS gene encoding isoleucine--tRNA ligase; its protein translation is MKRKNSLDALYPEFEQLNMPAIEKEILQWWKENKVFERSISERSEDRRFVFYEGPPSANGKPGIHHVMSRTIKDLFCRFKTLQGYRVERKAGWDTHGLPVELNVEKQLGITKADIGTKITVAAYNQLCREDVMRFTDVWNDLTEKMGYWVDLKHPYITYENNYIESLWALLKKLYDKGLLYEGYTIQPYSPAAGTGLSSHELNQPGCYRNVKDVSAVAQFKVKEPKFGVEGDVFFLAWTTTPWTLPSNTALAVGKDIEYVLVKTYNAFTHQLIHVILAKDLFGKYFPAENAILKFEEYKSGDKKIPYEVLLSVKGAALEGTHYEQLLPYTQPKDGDAFRVVLGDFVTTTDGTGIVHIAPSFGADDFKVAKQNGIGSLTLVDRQGKFTEEVNDAVFPIQMRYVKEAYYTDAEKQQEFEHQKQVLKAHGIIADLKSFMSADDLIVLKLKLENKLFKTEKYEHNYPHCWRTDKPIVYYPLDSWFIRTTAIKDKLIALNKTINWKPAHTGEGRFGQWLENLVDWNLSRSRYWGTPLPIWVAEDGSETKCIGSIEELKNEIAKAVAAGVSRPIEVTDLHKPVVDEITLVSALGKPMKRVPDLIDVWFDSGAMPFAQWHWPFENEEKVGSFNSQGVFEAGSFFPADFIAEGVDQTRGWFFTLHVLACAITDGKYPAYKNVVSNGLLLDKNGNKMSKRLGNVIDPFETLEKYSADATRWYMMRNSDPWDNMKFDIAGLQEVQRSLFGTLYNTYAFFALYANIDKPQKPNSKLENNPNFVELDKWILSRLQTLVKETTAYYEDFEPTKAARAIEKFVDEDLSNWYVRLNRRRFWKGEMSSDKQAAYDVLYHCLVTVAKLMSPISPFVSEWLFQNLNGSGSIHLELLEPANEDFINQDLEQRMELAQKSCSLILSLRKKEKIKVRQPLSKILIPVLSEAQQLHFEKVENYILSEVNVKAIEYISDASGVVKKKIKPNFKELGKRAGQKIKAVQNAVAQFEQEDILKIEREQQYKLQLEGEEFVLQLHEVEIQTEDIPGWLVASDAGLTVALDVTITDALRKEGNAREFINKVQNLRKDKDFQVLDRIKVSVVKNATFEEALNNFREYISNEILARDIALVETLDVADEIEMNEEVLQVKVEVV